One window of the Longimicrobium terrae genome contains the following:
- the lon gene encoding endopeptidase La — MSEKLMLPVLPLRETVIFPGTAVPISAGRPGTLQAIEAALAGDRRMLAVAQRENRDEVEPDNLYTVGTIVRIAQVQKGAGGVQLLIQGEHRALALHYVETPGTGLSAHVREMTDLAPVNAEDPAFLALHREVRDRAAELGRRRGIPADMLQQFMEGVTEPGAFADLVSFYVEMAPEAKQKLLEILSVEERLRSLLLIVQRQLALLEAQEEIQAQVQEELGERQREMLLREQMKAIQRELGEEDEGRELEELREKIEALGLPEGVAEEVERELGRLERTNPQSAEYQVIRTYLEVMTDLPWNTRTEDKLTLGAAEEILNEDHYGLEDVKDRVLEFLAVRQLAARRAEAEAKEEAAAEAEALDGTEAEMTAEVIEKEIVVAKAKATAKGPILLFAGPPGVGKTSIAKSIARALGRKYVRIALGGVRDEADIRGHRRTYVGAMPGRIAQALKQAKSRNPVILLDEVDKLGVSYQGDPSSALLEVLDPAQNHEFTDHYLGVPFDLSEVLFIATANYTQNIPAPLYDRMEAVEFRGYTEAEKKNIAERYLLPRQLEEAGLHEGELQLSEEALERVISEYTREAGVRQLERELGKVARKAARRIATGGTSEVVVDGEVVKDFLGRTRVHPERAGREDIVGVSTGMYYTPVGGDIMFIEVSAQQRASAPAAEGAEQAQPGFGNLVLTGQLGDVMKESARAALTYARANAARYGIDPRKAWGSELHIHVPAGAIPKDGPSAGVAMTTALVSALSGMPVRNDVAMTGEVTLTGRVLPIGGVKEKLLGAHRSGIRTILLPKENEADLDDLPAEILSQMEVHGVSTIDEALSFALRGAQMSEGKLRFPELPLPAPAGRGLEGEVRLHRGV, encoded by the coding sequence ATGAGTGAAAAGCTGATGCTGCCCGTTCTCCCGCTGCGGGAGACGGTCATCTTCCCCGGAACCGCCGTGCCGATCTCGGCCGGGCGTCCGGGCACGCTGCAGGCCATCGAGGCCGCGCTCGCCGGCGACCGCCGCATGCTCGCGGTGGCCCAGCGCGAAAACCGCGACGAGGTGGAGCCGGACAACCTGTACACCGTCGGCACCATCGTCCGCATCGCCCAGGTTCAGAAGGGCGCGGGCGGGGTGCAGCTCCTTATCCAGGGCGAACACCGCGCCCTTGCCCTGCACTACGTGGAGACCCCGGGCACCGGGCTGAGCGCGCACGTGCGGGAAATGACGGACCTGGCCCCGGTGAACGCCGAAGACCCGGCGTTCCTGGCGCTGCACCGCGAGGTGCGCGACCGCGCCGCCGAGCTGGGCCGCCGCCGCGGCATTCCCGCGGACATGCTGCAGCAGTTCATGGAGGGCGTCACCGAGCCCGGCGCCTTTGCCGACCTGGTGTCGTTCTACGTGGAGATGGCCCCCGAGGCCAAGCAGAAGCTGCTGGAGATCCTGTCCGTGGAGGAGCGCCTGCGCTCGCTGCTGCTGATCGTGCAGCGCCAGCTGGCCCTGCTGGAGGCGCAGGAGGAGATTCAGGCCCAGGTGCAGGAGGAACTGGGCGAGCGCCAGCGCGAAATGCTGCTGCGCGAGCAGATGAAGGCCATTCAGCGCGAGCTGGGTGAAGAGGACGAAGGGCGGGAGCTGGAGGAACTGCGCGAGAAGATCGAGGCGCTGGGCCTTCCCGAGGGTGTGGCCGAAGAGGTGGAGCGCGAGCTCGGCCGGCTGGAGCGCACCAACCCGCAGAGCGCCGAGTACCAGGTCATCCGCACCTACCTGGAGGTGATGACGGATCTTCCGTGGAACACGCGCACGGAAGACAAGCTCACCCTGGGCGCCGCCGAAGAGATCCTGAACGAGGACCACTACGGGCTGGAAGACGTAAAGGACCGCGTGCTGGAGTTCCTGGCCGTGCGCCAGCTGGCCGCGCGCCGCGCCGAGGCCGAGGCCAAGGAAGAGGCCGCCGCCGAAGCCGAGGCGCTGGACGGCACCGAGGCGGAGATGACGGCCGAGGTGATTGAAAAGGAGATCGTCGTGGCCAAGGCGAAGGCGACCGCCAAGGGGCCCATTCTGCTCTTTGCCGGCCCTCCGGGCGTGGGCAAGACGAGCATCGCCAAGTCCATCGCCCGCGCGCTGGGGCGCAAGTACGTGCGCATCGCGCTGGGCGGCGTGCGTGACGAGGCGGACATCCGCGGGCACCGCCGCACCTACGTGGGCGCCATGCCGGGGCGCATCGCCCAGGCGCTCAAGCAGGCCAAGTCGCGGAACCCCGTGATCCTGCTGGACGAGGTGGACAAGCTGGGGGTGAGCTACCAGGGCGACCCGTCCAGCGCGCTGCTGGAGGTGCTGGATCCGGCGCAGAACCACGAGTTCACGGACCACTACCTGGGCGTGCCGTTCGACCTGAGCGAGGTGCTGTTCATCGCCACGGCCAACTACACGCAGAACATTCCGGCGCCGCTGTACGACCGCATGGAGGCCGTGGAGTTCCGCGGCTACACCGAGGCGGAAAAGAAGAACATCGCCGAGCGCTACCTGCTGCCCCGGCAGCTGGAAGAGGCCGGGCTGCACGAAGGCGAGCTGCAGCTGTCCGAGGAGGCGCTGGAGCGCGTGATCAGCGAGTACACCCGCGAGGCGGGGGTGCGGCAGCTGGAGCGCGAGCTGGGCAAGGTGGCCCGCAAGGCCGCGCGGCGCATCGCCACGGGCGGGACGAGCGAGGTGGTGGTGGACGGCGAGGTGGTCAAGGACTTCCTGGGCCGCACGCGGGTGCACCCGGAGCGCGCCGGGCGGGAGGACATCGTGGGCGTGTCGACGGGGATGTACTACACCCCCGTGGGCGGCGACATCATGTTCATCGAGGTTTCGGCGCAGCAGCGCGCGTCGGCGCCGGCGGCCGAGGGCGCGGAGCAGGCGCAGCCCGGCTTCGGCAACCTGGTGCTGACCGGCCAGCTGGGCGACGTCATGAAGGAGTCCGCCCGGGCGGCGCTGACGTACGCCCGCGCCAACGCGGCGCGGTACGGCATCGACCCGCGCAAGGCGTGGGGCTCGGAGCTGCACATTCACGTGCCGGCGGGCGCCATTCCCAAGGACGGTCCGTCCGCGGGCGTGGCGATGACCACGGCGCTGGTGTCAGCCCTGTCGGGAATGCCCGTCCGCAACGACGTGGCGATGACCGGCGAGGTGACGCTGACGGGCCGGGTGCTTCCCATCGGCGGCGTGAAGGAGAAGCTGCTGGGCGCGCACCGCTCCGGCATCCGCACCATCCTCCTGCCCAAGGAGAACGAGGCGGACCTGGACGATCTGCCGGCCGAGATTCTGAGCCAGATGGAGGTGCACGGCGTGTCCACCATCGACGAAGCGCTGAGCTTTGCGCTTCGCGGCGCGCAGATGAGCGAGGGCAAGCTGCGGTTTCCGGAGCTGCCCCTGCCCGCTCCGGCCGGCCGTGGCCTTGAGGGTGAGGTGCGGCTGCACCGGGGGGTCTGA
- a CDS encoding ZIP family zinc transporter has protein sequence MPVWAAAGLWGLLAGAALLIGAALGFAVRVPRGLVAAVMAFGAGVLISALAFELMDEAYRQAGFAPVLIGFSVGALAYTGATMALARRGAHHRKRSGDHQPSEKDQPGSGTAIAVGALLDGIPESIAIGLSMVGGHGVSMAAVAAIFLSNLPEGLSSSAGMKRAGRSGRFVFGMWTAIALASGVASLVGYTVFRGFPPEVMAGTTAVAAGGILAMLASTMMPEAYEEGGGMVGLVTAAGFLAAFFLSMLDRR, from the coding sequence GTGCCGGTGTGGGCGGCGGCGGGGCTGTGGGGACTGCTGGCGGGGGCCGCGCTGCTGATTGGCGCGGCGCTGGGGTTCGCCGTGCGGGTGCCCCGGGGTCTCGTGGCGGCGGTGATGGCGTTCGGCGCCGGCGTGCTGATCTCGGCGCTCGCCTTTGAGCTGATGGACGAGGCGTACCGGCAGGCGGGGTTTGCGCCGGTTCTGATCGGCTTTTCCGTGGGGGCGCTGGCGTACACGGGGGCGACCATGGCGCTTGCCCGGCGCGGCGCGCACCACCGCAAGCGCTCGGGCGATCATCAGCCGTCTGAGAAGGACCAGCCCGGGAGCGGAACGGCGATCGCCGTGGGCGCGCTGCTGGACGGCATTCCGGAATCCATCGCCATCGGGCTCAGCATGGTGGGCGGGCACGGCGTGAGCATGGCCGCGGTCGCCGCCATCTTCCTCTCCAACCTCCCGGAAGGATTGTCGAGCTCGGCGGGAATGAAGCGCGCGGGGCGGTCCGGGCGCTTCGTGTTCGGGATGTGGACGGCGATCGCGCTGGCGTCCGGGGTGGCGTCGCTGGTGGGCTACACCGTGTTCCGCGGGTTTCCGCCGGAGGTGATGGCGGGAACCACCGCCGTGGCGGCGGGCGGCATTCTCGCCATGCTCGCCTCCACCATGATGCCCGAGGCATACGAGGAGGGCGGCGGGATGGTGGGCCTCGTCACCGCCGCTGGCTTCCTGGCCGCCTTCTTCCTGAGCATGCTCGACCGCCGCTGA
- a CDS encoding serine hydrolase domain-containing protein → MPFPVLLTLAAALHAAPSDTLRPAAAPTRARHELSSAAAAGFNGAALARAEEAVLDEMRRGSFPGAALAVGRWDRTVLEEGFGRLGAGDGEVDPDATVYDLASLTKVVGTTTAVMLLVQDGRMMLDEPVSSYLPEFTGGGREQVTIRHLLTHTSGLPDGVDVTGSTPEEGLRRILRTPLRARPGMQVEYSDVGFVVLYAAAERAAGEPLYRLLDRRVFAPLGMNHTSYVYGEGCWNCAGTSRGSMAFRGRVHDPIARRLGGLAGNAGLFSTGHDLARFASMLANGGELNGTRIFRESTVRMFTSRQPGTGTRALGWDTPSAPGTGAAGSHVSPNSFGHTGFTGTSIWIDAERGTWVVLLANRTYDDGPNRMQTLRRAVHDRVADAARPEFTGSAVGG, encoded by the coding sequence ATGCCGTTCCCCGTTCTGCTCACGCTGGCGGCGGCGCTTCACGCCGCGCCGTCCGACACCCTTCGTCCCGCGGCCGCCCCCACCCGCGCCCGGCACGAACTCAGTTCCGCCGCGGCCGCCGGCTTCAACGGCGCCGCCCTGGCCCGCGCCGAAGAAGCGGTGCTGGACGAAATGCGCCGCGGCTCGTTTCCCGGCGCCGCCCTGGCGGTGGGCCGCTGGGACCGCACCGTGCTCGAGGAGGGCTTCGGCCGCCTGGGCGCGGGCGACGGCGAGGTAGACCCCGACGCCACCGTGTACGACCTGGCCTCGCTCACCAAGGTGGTGGGCACCACCACGGCGGTGATGCTGCTGGTGCAGGACGGCCGCATGATGCTGGACGAGCCCGTGTCGTCGTACCTGCCGGAGTTCACCGGCGGCGGGCGCGAGCAGGTCACCATCCGCCACCTGCTCACCCACACCTCGGGCCTCCCCGACGGCGTGGACGTGACGGGGAGCACGCCGGAAGAAGGGCTGCGCCGCATTCTGCGCACGCCGCTGCGCGCGCGGCCGGGGATGCAGGTGGAGTATTCGGACGTGGGCTTCGTGGTGCTGTACGCCGCCGCCGAGCGCGCCGCGGGCGAGCCGCTGTACCGCCTGCTGGACCGCCGCGTGTTCGCGCCGCTGGGGATGAATCACACCAGCTACGTGTACGGCGAGGGATGCTGGAACTGCGCGGGCACCTCGCGCGGATCGATGGCGTTCCGCGGCCGCGTGCACGATCCCATTGCGCGGCGCCTGGGCGGGCTGGCGGGGAACGCGGGGCTGTTCAGCACCGGGCACGACCTGGCCCGCTTCGCCTCCATGCTGGCCAACGGCGGCGAACTGAACGGCACGCGCATCTTTCGCGAGAGCACGGTGCGCATGTTCACTTCGCGCCAGCCGGGAACGGGCACGCGCGCGCTGGGCTGGGACACGCCCTCCGCTCCGGGAACGGGCGCGGCGGGATCGCACGTGTCGCCCAACTCGTTCGGGCACACGGGGTTCACGGGCACGTCCATCTGGATCGACGCGGAGCGCGGCACCTGGGTGGTGCTGCTGGCCAACCGCACGTACGACGACGGCCCCAACCGCATGCAGACGCTGCGGCGCGCGGTGCACGACCGCGTGGCCGATGCGGCGCGGCCGGAG